From Dehalococcoidia bacterium, a single genomic window includes:
- a CDS encoding DUF190 domain-containing protein, translating to MILPEEGQLLRIFIGESDRYEGLPLYEWIVRQARQRGLAGATVLRGIAGYGAASRIHTSNILRLSLDLPIIIEIVDKSERIEAFLPLVDVAVKEGMVTTEKAYIKLYRAVKGKQPDKPEQT from the coding sequence ATGATTCTGCCTGAAGAAGGACAGCTATTACGTATCTTTATTGGGGAAAGCGACCGCTACGAAGGCCTGCCGCTCTACGAATGGATCGTGCGCCAGGCGCGCCAGCGCGGTCTGGCGGGCGCTACGGTGCTGCGCGGCATCGCCGGATACGGTGCCGCCTCGCGCATCCACACCAGCAATATCCTGCGCCTGTCGCTGGACCTGCCCATCATCATCGAGATAGTGGATAAATCCGAGCGCATAGAGGCTTTCCTGCCTCTTGTCGACGTGGCCGTGAAGGAAGGAATGGTCACCACGGAGAAGGCCTATATCAAGCTTTACCGGGCCGTCAAGGGAAAACAGCCGGATAAGCCTGAACAAACCTAA
- a CDS encoding MFS transporter: MNIKDQSRISKTAAIKFVVLLGVVSLFADMTYEGARSINGQYLAILGASGAVVGFVSGFGELIGYGLRLVSGYLSDRTKRYWAITFVGYIVNLLAVPLLALAGHWEIAALLMITERVGKAIRTPARDAMLSHATSQTGRGWGFGLHEAMDQIGAVTGPLIVSLVLYLKGAYQTGYAILLIPALLAISVLTASRLLYPNPRSLEIETASPQPKGFTRIFWLYLIAMAFIALGYADFPLVAFHFEKTGAVSVALIPILYAVAMDVDALAALIFGRLFDRKGIPILIVAALISAFFAPFAFSNTFTFALFGMVLWGIGMGAQESVMRAAIADMTPADKRGSAYGIFNTIYGVSWFLGSAFLGLLYDISIPALMAFSVGAQLAAIPFLILVRRAYTPKTTT; encoded by the coding sequence ATGAATATAAAGGACCAGAGCCGCATCTCAAAAACCGCGGCAATTAAGTTTGTCGTCCTTCTGGGCGTCGTCAGCCTCTTTGCCGATATGACCTACGAGGGCGCCCGGAGTATCAACGGCCAATACCTCGCCATTTTGGGGGCCAGCGGTGCCGTCGTCGGCTTTGTGTCCGGGTTCGGGGAGCTTATCGGATACGGCCTGCGGCTTGTCTCAGGCTATCTCAGTGATCGAACGAAAAGATACTGGGCGATTACCTTTGTGGGCTATATCGTGAACCTGCTGGCCGTTCCCCTGCTGGCTCTGGCAGGGCATTGGGAAATAGCAGCTCTCCTCATGATTACCGAGCGTGTGGGGAAAGCGATACGCACACCTGCCCGCGATGCTATGCTCTCGCACGCTACCAGCCAGACCGGGCGGGGATGGGGCTTCGGGCTGCATGAGGCGATGGACCAGATAGGTGCCGTGACCGGCCCGCTTATCGTCAGCCTGGTGCTCTACCTCAAGGGAGCCTATCAGACTGGCTACGCCATCCTCCTGATTCCAGCGCTCCTTGCCATCAGCGTCCTAACCGCATCCCGGCTCTTATATCCTAATCCCCGCAGCCTGGAGATCGAGACAGCCAGTCCGCAACCAAAGGGTTTTACCCGTATCTTCTGGCTTTATCTCATAGCGATGGCGTTTATTGCTTTGGGCTATGCTGACTTCCCTCTTGTTGCTTTCCATTTTGAGAAAACCGGGGCCGTTTCAGTGGCGCTCATCCCAATTCTCTATGCCGTAGCGATGGACGTAGATGCTCTCGCAGCGCTTATTTTTGGTCGCCTCTTTGACCGGAAAGGCATCCCCATCCTCATAGTAGCCGCCCTTATCTCAGCTTTCTTCGCTCCGTTTGCCTTCTCCAATACCTTTACCTTTGCCCTTTTCGGTATGGTGCTGTGGGGTATCGGCATGGGAGCGCAAGAATCGGTGATGCGGGCCGCTATTGCGGATATGACACCGGCAGATAAGAGAGGCTCCGCCTATGGCATCTTCAACACCATTTATGGCGTCTCGTGGTTTCTGGGAAGCGCCTTTCTGGGCCTGCTCTACGACATTTCCATCCCTGCGCTGATGGCTTTCTCGGTTGGAGCACAGCTTGCGGCCATCCCATTTCTCATACTGGTGAGAAGAGCGTATACACCAAAGACAACAACTTAG
- the crcB gene encoding fluoride efflux transporter CrcB, which produces MVLVLFVGAGGFLGSIARYLLSGWVQRATQDSWFPYGTMSVNLLGCLVIGILAGLAESRGILTPNSRAFLLIGVLGGFTTFSSFSYDTASLFSGGRTLAALLNITVQVILGVAATWLSYHLVQRIGGPA; this is translated from the coding sequence ATGGTTTTAGTGCTATTCGTCGGAGCGGGCGGGTTCCTGGGTTCCATAGCGCGTTATCTTTTAAGCGGCTGGGTGCAGCGCGCTACCCAGGACTCGTGGTTCCCTTACGGCACCATGTCGGTCAACCTGCTGGGTTGTCTCGTCATCGGCATACTGGCCGGCCTGGCCGAGAGCCGCGGCATCCTCACGCCCAACAGCCGCGCCTTTCTTCTGATTGGGGTGCTCGGGGGGTTCACCACCTTCTCCAGCTTCAGCTACGACACCGCCTCCCTTTTCAGCGGCGGGCGCACGCTGGCCGCATTGCTGAATATCACTGTTCAGGTTATCCTTGGTGTTGCCGCCACCTGGCTGAGTTACCATCTGGTACAGAGGATAGGAGGCCCCGCATGA